A window of Trichocoleus sp. genomic DNA:
ATTCGACGTGGAAGGGGGCTTCTACTACGAAACGAACCCACAACCTCGATCGCCATTGGCGCAACGCATCCTCGGCAACCTGTATAGAAATTGTTGACCGATCGCTTGGAAAACCTGTTCCATCAGATTTCCTCGAGCGGTGCAGGGAACGAGAGACGGATGCCTTAACGCGAGAGCTACAGTCTGTTCCAGGAATTGAATTGGTATTAGAGAATCTCCCGATACCCAAGTGTGTCGCATCCAATAGCAGCCTCCGTCACGTCAATTTGGTTTTGCAGTTCACTGGACTGATCCATCACTTTAATGACAAGTTATTCAGTGCAAATCAGGTTGCACGACCCAAGCCGTTTCCTGATGTTTATCTCCATGCAGCTCACCAAATGGAAATAAGCCCTGCTGATTGTGTGGTAGTTGAAGATTCGGTGACGGGTGTGCAAGCAGCCTGTGCCGCAGGGGTGAAAGTA
This region includes:
- a CDS encoding HAD-IA family hydrolase, translated to MVDRSLGKPVPSDFLERCRERETDALTRELQSVPGIELVLENLPIPKCVASNSSLRHVNLVLQFTGLIHHFNDKLFSANQVARPKPFPDVYLHAAHQMEISPADCVVVEDSVTGVQAACAAGVKVFGYVQRSDRDALVAAGAHLVFDQMPQLLELL